Proteins from a single region of Primulina tabacum isolate GXHZ01 chromosome 5, ASM2559414v2, whole genome shotgun sequence:
- the LOC142547577 gene encoding LOW QUALITY PROTEIN: putative late blight resistance protein homolog R1C-3 (The sequence of the model RefSeq protein was modified relative to this genomic sequence to represent the inferred CDS: deleted 1 base in 1 codon), translated as MKLMEQLVAGCSQIDVIPIVGMGGIGKTTLARILFDSQLIKESFDIRGWVTVSQTYRVQEVVLGILKDIGVPLDKKKDVEQQLYQTLYGRKFLIVLDDVWDIQVWDDLKRLFLDKKNGSRIILTTRHSKVAAYANSFGAYHEMQLLDEDSSWSLLCREIFPQKNCPSELVEIGKEIARQCHGLPLAISAIGGHLKKEKHTVECWEYVSGNVNMVLKTTNDPTLEILTLSYYYLPHHLKACFLYFGFFQEDRPIEVFRLVNLWVAEGFVKPSRWNSIEQVAEEYLRDVIERNLVFVHKYDSFGKPKRCGIHDLFRDICIREAKKEKLFYVLDTDEPPDNLLEINNLRRCVLEGYESPSMESNLTLRDYYDDYDVFWDDSNSSYNVDSEDSNYSDTNIEYDGSDNSPANEHKYRCKIRDIMLTTRSLVCHGINISQQIKLASGLLKVLNIRMESTKFPMGILELINLKYLHLGNVREIPSSISRLKYLQTLIIRVMQIKSMPSKIWKMKQLRHLLIGGFPLLDIPDVQGEGTNAYFLECLQTLSEIIDFTCKREVIARVPNLKELKLLYSRDAVRWSFESLHNLVYLCELESLRLDFWPGEYNLQNLAFPFFAKKTVLVGCRIPWEKMTIIGILPNLEVLKLKHRAMKGKIWETNDGEFKRLKFLLIQLSTLVEWKTEKDHFPSLRHLILQCCLLVAIPYEIGEISTLEIIELKGCLPTAESSAKEVLGEDSDIKLIISNVETQEHPFTGRYILDLVGQYLCESIKESCCFIL; from the exons ATGAAACTAATGGAACAACTTGTAGCAGGATGTTCCCAAATCGACGTCATTCCCATCGTTGGCATGGGAGGGATTGGTAAGACGACTCTtgctagaatcttgtttgataGTCAGCTGATCAAGGAGTCTTTTGACATTCGTGGTTGGGTCACAGTATCTCAAACATATAGAGTTCAGGAAGTTGTTTTAGGCATTCTAAAAGACATCGGTGTACCTTTGGATAAAAAAAAGGATGTCGAACAACAACTATATCAAACTTTATATGGCAGAAAGTTTTTAATTGTATTAGATGATGTTTGGGATATACAGGTCTGGGATGACTTAAAAAGACTATTTCTAGATAAGAAAAATGGTAGTCGAATCATACTGACTACTAGACATTCGAAAGTGGCTGCATATGCCAACTCTTTTGGCGCTTATCATGAGATGCAGCTTCTAGATGAGGATTCGAGTTGGAGTCTCCTATGTCGAGAGATATTTCCCCAAAAAAATTGTCCATCTGAACTAGTTGAAATTGGAAAGGAGATTGCAAGACAATGCCACGGTCTTCCTCTAGCTATATCTGCCATTGGTGGGCATCTTAAAAAGGAGAAGCACACAGTAGAATGCTGGGAGTATGTTTCTGGAAATGTAAATATGGTCTTAAAGACAACTAATGACCCGACATTGGAGATATTAACTCTGAGTTATTACTACTTGCCCCATCATTTGAAAGCATGCTTCCTGTATTTTGGATTTTTTCAAGAAGATCGTCCCATAGAAGTATTTAGACTAGTGAATTTGTGGGTTGCTGAGGGATTTGTAAAGCCAAGTAGATGGAATAGCATAGAACAGGTTGCAGAAGAATACTTGAGAGATGTCATTGAGAGAAATCTTGTTTTCGTGCATAAATATGATTCGTTTGGGAAGCCAAAGAGATGTGGCATCCATGATCTATTTAGAGACATATGCATTAGGGAGGCTAAAAAAGAAAAGCTTTTTTATGTCTTGGATACAGATGAACCGCCCGACAATCTTCTGGAGATAAATAACTTACGGCGTTGTGTTCTAGAGGGTTACGAATCTCCTTCAATGGAGAGTAACTTAACCCTTCGCGATTATTACGATGACTATGATGTTTTTTGGGATGACAGTAATTCTTCGTACAATGTGGACTCCGAAGATTCTAACTATTCAGATACTAATATTGAGTATGATGGAAGTGATAATTCTCCTGCAAATGAACATAAATATCGATGCAAGATAAGGGACATTATGTTAACGACCCGTTCTTTAGTTTGTCATGGTATTAATATTTCACAACAAATTAAACTAGCTTCAGGATTGCTCAAGGTATTGAACATTAGGATGGAATCAACAAAGTTTCCAATGGGAATTTTAGAATTGATCAACCTAAAGTACCTTCATCTTGGCAATGTTCGGGAAATCCCATCTTCAATATCTAGACTCAAGTACCTACAAACACTTATTATTCGGGTTATGCAGATAAAGTCTATGCCATCTAAAATTTGGAAGATGAAACAACTAAGGCATCTTCTGATCGGTGGTTTTCCTCTTCTTGATATTCCTGATGTTCAAGGCGAAGGGACGAATGCATACTTTCTCGAATGTCTCCAGACACTTTCAGAGATAATCGATTTTACTTGTAAGCGAGAGGTCATCGCAAGGGTCCCAAATCTTAAAGAGCTAAAACTTTTGTACAGCAGGGATGCTGTTCGCTGGTCATTTGAATCTCTGCACAATCTTGTCTATTTGTGCGAACTTGAATCATTACGCCTCGATTTCTGGCCAGGTGAATACAACTTGCAGAACCTTGCCTTCCCTTTTTTCGCTAAAAAAACT GTGTTAGTAGGCTGTCGAATTCCTTGGGAGAAAATGACCATTATCGGTATCTTGCCCAATCTTGAGGTCCTCAAACTGAAGCACAGAGCCATGAAAGGAAAAATCTGGGAGACGAATGACGGAGAATTCAAGCGATTGAAATTCCTCTTGATTCAGTTATCAACTTTAGTAGAATGGAAAACTGAAAAGGACCATTTCCCAAGCCTTCGTCACCTTATCCTCCAGTGCTGTTTACTGGTGGCAATCCCGTATGAAATCGGAGAAATTTCGACCCTTGAAATAATTGAACTAAAGGGATGTTTGCCTACAGCAGAGTCTTCGGCAAAGGAAGTGCTCGGGGAAGATAGTGACATCAAGCTCATAATTTCCAATGTTGAAACCCAAGAGCATCCTTTTACTGGTCGTTATATCTTAGATTTAGTTGGTCAATATCTTTGTGAGTCAATCAAGGAATCATGCTGTTTCATcctttga
- the LOC142544422 gene encoding uncharacterized protein LOC142544422 — protein MPPRRNGEREIPEGRDPPPPPPPYTNNEMLAGMNRFFAQFAGNDAAARQARPEAVYERFGRMKPKEFSWTIDPMIAEGWIKSIEVIFAFMMMEDDDKVRCATFLFFVDARLWWESASVALDLATLTWDGLKEVCFSKYFTEDVRSRLTREFMVLRHGDLTVAKFVRRFERGCNFVPQIANDATAKMWHFLDGLRPILRRDVRVVGPTTYEVAVSRALSAEQDLRDIENDRRGKRPFQATQSQQQRMKTFQVPRVQKQNKKQFFGPSKGPGPHQQRTNNQQPYDIPQCPNCKRKHTGECRWGSGKCYRCGSTNHMFKECPQRGQPTQSRVFTMVAEEENPDTSLLTDVFASQLNVKSTKIEVNYSVLIPSGEEISANSMVKDIDLEMQGHLVYDDLILLPMPKFDVILGMDWLTRNRVSIDFRWRTVLVRPIDKEPFVFEPNRFRNLPRIISCIKARKLILKGCQAFLASIISTPEVPSQSLSDVPVVRNFNDVFPDDVAGIPLEREVEFSIDHFPGTVPISKAPY, from the exons atgcctcctagacgcaatGGGGAGCGTGAAATTCCTGAGGGAAGAgatccaccaccacctccacctccataTACGAATAATGAGATGTTAGCCGGGATGAATaggttcttcgcacagtttgcggggaatgATGCTGCAGCCAGACAAGCtaggcccgaggctgtctatgagAGGTTCGGGAGGATGAAACCAAAAGAATTTTCTTGGACGATCGATCCCATGattgctgagggatggattaaatccatcgaggtgatattTGCTTTTATGatgatggaggatgatgataaAGTCCGATGTGCAACTTTCTTATTTTTTGTTGATGCCCGTCTCTGGTGGGAGAGCGCATCTGTAGCCTTGGATTTGGCTACTCTGACTTGGGATGGATTAAAGGAAGTATGTTTCTCCAAATACTTCACGGAGGATGTACGTTCCAGGTTAACAAGGGAGTTCATGGTTTTGAGACATGGAGACCTTACAGTTGCTAAATTTGTTCGAAGATTTGAGCGGGGGTGTAATTTTGTGCCCCAAATTGCTAACGATGCAACTGCCAAGATGTGGCATTTCctggatggtctacgacctaTCTTGCGCAGAGATGTTAGGGTTGTTGGCCCCACTACCTATGAAGTTGCTGTGTCCCGAGCTCTATCTGCAGAGCAGGATTTGAGGGACATTGAGAATGATCGACGTGGGAAGCGACCCTTCCAGGCGACGCAGTCGCAACAGCAACGCATGAAGACATTTCAGGTGCCTCGGGTTcagaaacaaaacaaaaagcaATTTTTTGGGCCATCTAAGGGTCCAGGACCACATCAGCAGAGGACAAATAACCAGCAGCCCtatgatattcctcaatgtcCGAATTGCAAGCGCAAGCATACTGGAGAGTGCCGATGGGGATCAGGAAAATGTTACAGATGTGGTTCTACCAACCACATGTTCAAGGAATGCCCACAGAGAGGTCAGCCGACTCAGAGCAGGGTGTTTACTATGGTTGCCGAGGAGGAAAACCCAGACACTTCCCTTCTCACAG ATGTGTTTGCAAGTCAGCTGAATGTTAAGTCCACTAAAATTGAAGTGAATTACTCTGTATTAATTCCATCCGGAGAAGAAATATCGGCTAATAGTATGGTCAAAGACATAGATCTTGAAATGCAAGGCCATCTAGTTTATGATGATTTGATTTTGCTACCAATGCCAAAATTCGATGTCATtttagggatggattggttgACAAGGAACAGAGTTTCAATTGATTTTCGGTGGAGGACAGTCTTGGTGAGACCTATAGACAAGGAACCGTTTGTGTTTGAGCCTAATAGGTTCAGGAATTTACCTCgaattatttcatgtattaaAGCGAGGAAACTCATTCTCAAGGGGTGTcaagctttcttggccagtattatttcaacTCCTGAAGTACCCAGCCAGTCTTTATCAGATGTTCCAGTGGTCAGGAATTTTAATGACGTGTTTCCAGATGACGTTGCTGGTATTCCACTGgagagagaggtggaattttctattgatcaTTTTCCAGGTACTGTGCCAATTTCCAAGGCCCCGTATTGA